In Novipirellula caenicola, a single genomic region encodes these proteins:
- a CDS encoding PSD1 and planctomycete cytochrome C domain-containing protein, whose translation MIHARIAICFWLVFPLASVAYSKTIDFGRDVRPILSDHCFACHGPDEEHREADLRLDTSEGVLGAVEPGELDNSELITRILSDDADMLMPPPKFGKPLSGEQIETLKQWVDQGAAYSEHWAFQTPQKTTVDGREIRTASTAIDAFINAELEQVGLEPNGPADRRTLLRRICFDLTGLPPSDRDAESFLNDTSPDAVEHLVDRLLASHHYGEHMSRYWLDLVRYGDTHGLHLDNYREMWLYRDWVINAFNSNMPMDQFITEQLAGDLLPDATVSQKIASGFNRLNVTTNEGGSIVEEVFARNVIDRTDAFGTVFLGLTTGCSVCHDHKFDPITTTDYYSLSAFFNSLDGKAMDGNVKDSAPSIKVPTAEQAKEIAEFDETLRDIREQMDGPIESVDQAQLVWERGLGSSEPPAWTVLAPESAVSDAEVEMKIREDHAVEVVGKVAAKDTTTILTPLPANTPWRSLRLEALVNSSEERVGLSSNGNVVLSEIVLEMQHGDDPENWIPVPIRGAIADIEQTNGAFAVTYAIDGKIKPNEGWAAAGHEQTGGRTAWFDLGTLLTETADAKLRVQLKYQSQFSQHQFRTVRLSLSETMPTAPESKQIQRGPIHSIGPFAVATTELSYEQSFASQAAAFDPNQTFTYEGNQFQWQLREDLAEVRVNSLETVPDHGSVNLLHQTVTSPVAQKTTLLLGTSDGHVVYLNGKQVAISQGSQDIDPLGKEIELDLKQGDNDLYIKVVNHDGPSLVCYAYRSPMVQVSPSLVKLLETPVSERSAADRESLRTYYRSVHCTHPDWQVLVDQAKGIAAAKEKVESEFPTTLVWKELEKPRKAHILLRGAYDQLGPDVSRTTPAFLPAMEDSDPKDRLGLAKWLLSDQHPLTSRVAVNRFWQQIFGTGLVKTSEDFGSQGEQPSHPELLDWLAVDFREQGWDIKRLMKSIVMSDTYQRSAKAEPIQLQVDPRNRLLARGPRFRLDGEMLRDQALAVSGLLVDQLGGPSVKPPQPAGLWLAVGYSGSNTVRFKADEGDKIYRRSVYTFWKRTSAPPQLSTFDAPSRESCIARRERTNTPLQALLLMNETQFLEAAKQLGRQITERSDLQTAEEKIQWVFERVTMRPALAAETSELTQLAEDLMQHYALQPEAAEKLVGTSSAELAAWTMVCSTLLNLDEVLNK comes from the coding sequence ATGATTCATGCTCGAATCGCTATCTGTTTTTGGCTCGTATTTCCGCTCGCCTCAGTAGCTTATTCGAAGACCATTGATTTTGGCCGCGACGTACGTCCCATTTTGTCGGATCACTGTTTCGCTTGTCACGGGCCCGACGAAGAGCATCGTGAAGCGGATTTGCGTTTGGATACGTCCGAGGGGGTGTTGGGAGCGGTCGAGCCCGGCGAGCTCGACAACAGCGAATTGATCACGCGGATTCTATCCGATGACGCTGACATGCTGATGCCGCCGCCAAAGTTTGGGAAGCCACTCAGCGGCGAACAAATCGAAACGCTCAAGCAATGGGTCGATCAAGGTGCTGCGTATAGCGAGCATTGGGCATTTCAGACGCCTCAGAAAACCACGGTTGATGGTCGCGAGATCCGTACGGCCAGCACCGCGATTGATGCGTTTATCAACGCCGAATTGGAACAGGTCGGGCTGGAACCCAACGGGCCTGCCGATCGCCGAACGCTGTTGCGACGAATTTGTTTCGATCTGACCGGTTTGCCGCCGTCTGATCGCGATGCCGAGTCCTTCCTGAATGACACATCGCCGGATGCGGTCGAGCATTTGGTCGACCGTTTGTTGGCGTCGCACCATTACGGCGAACACATGAGCCGGTATTGGTTGGATTTGGTGCGATACGGCGATACCCACGGATTGCACTTGGACAATTACCGCGAAATGTGGCTGTACCGAGATTGGGTGATCAACGCATTCAATAGCAACATGCCGATGGACCAATTTATCACCGAGCAATTAGCTGGTGATTTGCTTCCGGATGCCACCGTTTCGCAAAAGATAGCCAGCGGTTTCAATCGCTTGAACGTTACCACCAACGAAGGCGGTTCGATTGTCGAAGAGGTGTTTGCACGCAACGTGATCGATCGCACGGATGCGTTTGGTACCGTTTTCCTGGGCCTGACAACCGGCTGCAGCGTGTGTCACGACCACAAGTTTGATCCGATCACCACGACCGACTATTACTCGTTGTCCGCCTTCTTTAACAGTCTGGACGGCAAGGCGATGGACGGCAACGTCAAAGATTCGGCGCCATCGATCAAAGTGCCTACGGCCGAACAAGCAAAAGAGATTGCTGAGTTTGACGAAACGCTGCGTGACATTCGCGAGCAGATGGATGGCCCCATCGAATCCGTCGATCAAGCTCAACTGGTTTGGGAACGCGGCCTCGGCAGTAGCGAACCGCCTGCGTGGACGGTTCTCGCCCCTGAATCGGCGGTGTCCGACGCCGAGGTGGAAATGAAAATCCGCGAGGATCATGCCGTCGAAGTCGTGGGCAAGGTCGCTGCCAAAGACACGACGACGATCCTCACTCCTTTGCCCGCCAACACGCCTTGGAGATCGTTGCGGTTGGAAGCACTGGTGAATTCGTCCGAGGAACGAGTCGGATTGTCATCCAACGGCAATGTGGTGTTGTCGGAAATCGTGCTGGAGATGCAACATGGCGACGATCCCGAGAACTGGATTCCCGTTCCGATTCGCGGTGCGATCGCCGATATCGAACAAACCAACGGCGCGTTCGCGGTCACCTATGCGATCGATGGTAAAATCAAGCCCAACGAAGGCTGGGCGGCAGCGGGACACGAGCAAACCGGTGGTCGAACCGCATGGTTCGATCTCGGCACGCTGTTAACCGAAACCGCCGATGCGAAGCTGCGGGTACAACTGAAGTACCAGTCACAGTTTTCACAGCATCAATTTCGCACGGTTCGCTTGTCGTTGTCCGAGACGATGCCGACCGCTCCGGAATCAAAACAAATTCAGCGAGGTCCGATTCACAGCATCGGTCCCTTTGCCGTCGCCACGACCGAACTGAGTTACGAGCAATCGTTTGCATCGCAAGCCGCCGCGTTCGATCCGAACCAAACCTTCACGTATGAGGGGAACCAGTTCCAATGGCAGCTGCGTGAGGACCTTGCCGAAGTCCGCGTGAATTCGCTTGAAACGGTGCCAGATCACGGCAGCGTGAATTTGTTGCACCAAACCGTGACGTCCCCGGTCGCACAAAAGACGACGTTGTTGCTGGGGACGAGCGATGGGCACGTCGTTTATCTCAATGGAAAACAGGTCGCAATCTCGCAAGGTTCGCAGGACATCGATCCGCTCGGTAAAGAGATCGAATTGGATTTGAAGCAAGGAGACAACGATCTGTATATCAAGGTGGTCAATCATGACGGCCCTTCGCTGGTTTGTTATGCTTATCGATCGCCGATGGTGCAGGTGTCTCCGTCGCTTGTGAAGCTGTTGGAAACGCCGGTGTCTGAACGCTCGGCGGCGGATCGTGAATCGCTGCGAACGTATTACCGCAGCGTCCATTGCACTCACCCCGATTGGCAAGTACTTGTTGATCAAGCCAAAGGGATCGCAGCCGCCAAGGAAAAAGTCGAGAGCGAATTTCCTACCACCTTGGTTTGGAAAGAACTTGAAAAGCCACGCAAAGCTCATATTTTGCTGCGTGGTGCCTATGACCAACTCGGGCCCGACGTTTCCCGGACGACGCCCGCGTTTTTGCCTGCGATGGAAGACAGCGATCCCAAAGATCGATTGGGATTGGCAAAGTGGTTGTTGTCCGACCAGCATCCGTTGACCTCACGCGTCGCGGTCAACCGGTTCTGGCAACAAATCTTCGGCACCGGGTTGGTGAAGACCAGCGAAGATTTCGGCAGCCAAGGCGAACAACCGAGTCACCCGGAATTGCTCGATTGGTTGGCAGTCGATTTTCGCGAACAGGGATGGGACATCAAACGATTGATGAAATCGATCGTGATGAGTGACACCTATCAACGATCGGCGAAAGCCGAGCCGATCCAATTGCAGGTCGATCCACGCAACCGTTTGCTGGCTCGCGGCCCGCGGTTCCGGCTCGATGGCGAGATGCTGCGGGATCAAGCGTTGGCGGTATCGGGATTGTTGGTGGATCAATTGGGCGGCCCCAGTGTGAAACCGCCACAACCTGCGGGGCTCTGGTTGGCGGTGGGCTATTCCGGAAGCAACACGGTTCGATTCAAAGCTGATGAAGGCGACAAGATCTATCGACGCAGCGTCTATACGTTTTGGAAACGGACCAGTGCACCGCCGCAATTGTCGACCTTTGACGCACCAAGTCGCGAATCGTGTATCGCTCGTCGCGAGCGGACCAACACGCCGCTACAAGCGTTGTTGTTGATGAACGAGACTCAGTTTCTCGAAGCCGCGAAACAATTGGGGCGGCAAATCACCGAGCGATCCGATCTGCAAACCGCCGAAGAAAAGATCCAGTGGGTGTTCGAGCGAGTAACGATGCGGCCCGCCTTGGCCGCGGAAACAAGCGAATTAACTCAGTTGGCCGAGGATTTGATGCAGCACTATGCATTGCAGCCCGAAGCTGCCGAGAAGTTGGTGGGGACATCGTCGGCGGAATTGGCGGCCTGGACGATGGTTTGCAGCACGCTATTGAACCTGGATGAAGTGTTAAACAAGTAG
- a CDS encoding DUF1501 domain-containing protein, whose product MQTNPHWEQMTRRAFFSRSSAGIGAAALASLDASAAPAAAANRGAVGGLPNLPHHEPKARRAIYLFMSGAPSQMDMWDHKPAMADWYDKDLPESIRKGQRLTTMTSGQARFPIAPSIYKFSPHGAAGTMASELIPHMASKVDDIALIKSMYTEAINHDPAITYICTGNQLPGKASLGSWLSYGLGTENENLPAFIVMTASWTGRKEAQALYNRLWGSGYLPSKYQGVALRSSGDPVLYLSNPDGVDPAVRRRMLDSLSRLNSATADRLGDPETHARIAQYEMAFRMQTSVPDLTDISDEPKYILDLYGPDVTTPGTFANCCLMSRRMAERGVRFTQIFHRGWDQHGALPKDLPNQCRDVDQPSAALLTDLRQRGMLDDTLVVWGGEFGRTIYCQGGLTKTNYGRDHHPKCFTVWLAGGGVQGGVVHGETDEFSYNVVKDPVHIHDLNATILHLMGIDDQRFTYPFLGLDQRLTGVEETRVVSEILS is encoded by the coding sequence ATGCAAACGAATCCGCATTGGGAACAAATGACGCGGCGAGCTTTTTTCTCGCGATCGTCGGCCGGGATCGGTGCTGCGGCATTGGCGTCGTTGGACGCATCGGCGGCACCCGCAGCGGCGGCCAATCGCGGCGCGGTCGGAGGGCTGCCGAATTTGCCTCATCATGAACCCAAGGCTCGGCGGGCCATCTATTTGTTCATGTCCGGGGCGCCGAGCCAGATGGACATGTGGGATCACAAGCCGGCGATGGCGGATTGGTACGACAAGGATTTGCCCGAGTCGATTCGCAAAGGGCAGCGGTTGACCACGATGACCAGCGGTCAGGCTCGCTTTCCCATCGCCCCGAGCATTTACAAGTTTTCGCCGCATGGGGCCGCCGGAACGATGGCTAGTGAGCTGATTCCTCACATGGCCAGCAAAGTCGACGATATAGCCTTGATCAAATCGATGTATACCGAGGCGATTAATCATGATCCCGCCATCACCTACATTTGTACGGGCAACCAATTGCCCGGCAAAGCGAGTCTCGGGTCGTGGCTGAGCTACGGTTTAGGAACCGAAAACGAGAATTTGCCCGCGTTTATCGTGATGACCGCTTCGTGGACTGGACGCAAAGAAGCGCAAGCCCTTTACAACCGATTGTGGGGCAGCGGGTATTTGCCGAGTAAGTATCAAGGGGTGGCACTGCGAAGCAGCGGCGATCCGGTGCTGTATTTGTCCAATCCCGATGGCGTCGACCCGGCGGTGCGTCGCCGGATGCTCGATTCGCTGTCGCGGCTCAATTCCGCAACGGCGGACCGACTCGGCGATCCGGAAACGCATGCGCGTATCGCTCAGTACGAGATGGCGTTCCGGATGCAGACCAGTGTGCCTGATTTGACCGACATCAGCGATGAACCGAAATACATTCTCGATCTGTACGGCCCTGACGTGACGACGCCGGGAACGTTTGCGAATTGTTGTTTGATGTCGCGGCGGATGGCGGAACGTGGCGTCCGTTTTACCCAAATTTTCCATCGAGGATGGGACCAACACGGGGCGTTGCCGAAGGATCTGCCGAATCAATGTCGCGACGTCGACCAGCCCTCGGCGGCGCTGTTGACGGATCTGCGACAGCGGGGGATGCTGGACGATACGCTGGTGGTATGGGGCGGTGAATTTGGCCGTACGATTTATTGCCAGGGCGGATTAACGAAGACCAATTATGGTCGCGATCATCATCCCAAATGCTTTACCGTTTGGCTGGCCGGCGGTGGGGTCCAAGGAGGGGTGGTGCATGGCGAAACCGACGAATTTAGCTACAACGTGGTCAAAGACCCCGTGCACATTCATGACCTGAACGCCACAATCTTACATCTAATGGGGATTGATGATCAGCGGTTTACGTATCCATTTCTTGGTCTTGATCAACGTTTAACAGGGGTCGAAGAAACCCGAGTGGTGAGTGAGATCTTGAGTTGA